One Streptomyces sp. NBC_01237 genomic region harbors:
- a CDS encoding ABC transporter ATP-binding protein, producing MTELALRALRKTYPGRGRAAGVEAVRSIDVELRSGELLGLLGPSGCGKSTTLRMIAGLETVTGGDILIGGSSVVPLPAQRRNIGVAFENYALYPPLTVAENLGFGLSARRRHGRAEIRGRVAAMAERLGITDLLGSRPAALSSGQKQRVALARALIREPDVLLLDEPLSHLDAAQRDATRRELKRIQRDSGHTAILVTHDQEEALSLADRIAVMRDGEIQQLGTPEEIYDAPANLFVADFVGEPAVNLLPGVMDGGGVRLSDTVAFPVPHRCAAPGRSVVLGIRPEDLTLGDTGVPARVAAHEPLLETGIATLALDGVAGPVVVLTGPGVRLGRGDTVTVAADPRHIHVFDAETGDALR from the coding sequence GTGACTGAACTGGCCCTGCGCGCCCTGCGCAAGACCTACCCCGGGCGGGGCCGGGCGGCCGGGGTCGAGGCGGTGCGGTCCATCGACGTCGAGCTGCGGTCCGGAGAGCTGCTGGGCCTGCTGGGCCCCTCCGGCTGCGGCAAGTCCACGACGCTGCGGATGATCGCCGGTCTGGAGACCGTCACCGGCGGCGACATCCTCATCGGCGGCTCCTCGGTCGTGCCGCTCCCGGCGCAGCGGCGCAATATCGGGGTCGCGTTCGAGAACTACGCGCTGTATCCGCCGCTGACGGTCGCGGAGAACCTCGGATTCGGGCTGTCGGCGCGGCGACGCCACGGCCGGGCCGAGATTCGCGGCAGAGTGGCGGCCATGGCCGAACGTCTCGGGATCACCGACCTGCTCGGATCCCGCCCGGCCGCGCTCTCCAGCGGGCAGAAGCAGCGGGTGGCGCTGGCCCGCGCGCTGATCCGCGAGCCCGACGTACTGCTGCTCGACGAACCGCTCTCGCATCTGGACGCCGCCCAGCGGGACGCCACACGGCGCGAGCTGAAACGCATCCAGCGGGACTCCGGGCACACCGCGATCCTCGTGACGCACGACCAGGAGGAGGCCCTGTCGCTCGCCGACCGGATCGCGGTCATGCGGGACGGCGAGATCCAGCAGCTCGGCACGCCCGAGGAGATCTATGACGCCCCGGCGAATCTCTTCGTCGCCGACTTCGTCGGGGAACCGGCGGTCAATCTGCTTCCGGGCGTCATGGACGGCGGGGGCGTACGGCTCTCGGACACCGTGGCCTTCCCGGTACCGCACCGCTGCGCCGCACCGGGGCGCTCCGTGGTCCTGGGCATCCGGCCCGAGGACCTCACCCTGGGCGACACGGGCGTACCGGCCCGGGTCGCCGCCCATGAGCCCCTCCTCGAAACGGGCATCGCCACGCTCGCCCTGGACGGGGTGGCCGGGCCCGTCGTCGTCCTGACCGGACCCGGAGTACGGCTCGGCCGGGGCGACACCGTGACGGTCGCCGCCGACCCGCGGCACATCCATGTCTTCGACGCCGAAACAGGAGACGCACTTCGATGA
- a CDS encoding 2-hydroxyacid dehydrogenase, whose amino-acid sequence MRILAAGDHFVRASLITEALRRTVAGDADITELTLPWPLEPFGRVGEVDEASDAEDALIQALDGIEVCVTQMGPFTERVLAAAPRLRLVVVCRGGPVNVNAAAARDRGVRVCFAPGRNAAATAEFTVGLLLAALRRIPEAHGTLRTQGRWDASHFLYEQAGLELEDVPVGLIGYGAVGSRVARVLGAFGAEVEVYDPYVRGDVHGMRAASLDALLARSRVLTLHARLTPETRHLIGARELALLPRGAVLVNAARGGLLDTDALCDALDSGQLGAAALDTYEQEPPPASSRLFRTPHLLMTPHVAGASRAVAEKAARIAADEVARYARGEPLAHVL is encoded by the coding sequence ATGAGGATTCTGGCAGCCGGTGACCACTTCGTCCGTGCCTCGCTGATCACCGAGGCCCTGCGCCGGACGGTGGCGGGCGACGCGGACATCACGGAACTCACCCTCCCCTGGCCCCTGGAGCCGTTCGGCAGGGTCGGCGAGGTCGACGAGGCCAGCGACGCCGAGGACGCCCTGATCCAGGCCCTGGACGGGATCGAGGTGTGCGTGACGCAGATGGGGCCGTTCACCGAGCGCGTCCTCGCCGCGGCGCCCCGGCTGCGGCTCGTCGTCGTCTGCCGGGGCGGCCCGGTCAATGTGAACGCGGCGGCCGCCCGTGACCGGGGCGTACGGGTGTGCTTCGCCCCCGGGCGCAACGCGGCGGCGACCGCGGAGTTCACCGTGGGCCTGCTGCTGGCCGCGCTCCGGCGCATCCCCGAGGCCCACGGGACCCTGCGCACCCAGGGCCGTTGGGACGCCTCGCACTTCCTGTACGAGCAGGCCGGCCTCGAACTGGAGGACGTCCCGGTCGGTCTGATCGGCTACGGGGCGGTCGGCAGCCGGGTGGCCCGGGTGCTCGGCGCGTTCGGCGCCGAGGTCGAGGTGTACGACCCCTATGTGCGCGGCGACGTCCACGGGATGCGCGCCGCCTCGCTGGACGCGCTGCTCGCCCGCTCCCGGGTCCTGACCCTGCACGCCCGGCTGACTCCCGAGACCCGGCATCTGATCGGCGCCCGCGAGCTGGCCCTGCTGCCTCGGGGGGCGGTGCTGGTGAACGCGGCGCGGGGCGGGCTGCTGGACACCGACGCGCTCTGCGACGCGCTGGATTCGGGTCAGTTGGGGGCCGCGGCGCTCGACACGTACGAGCAGGAGCCGCCGCCCGCGTCCTCCCGGCTGTTCCGGACCCCGCATCTGCTGATGACCCCGCATGTGGCGGGGGCCAGCCGTGCCGTCGCCGAGAAGGCGGCCCGGATCGCGGCGGACGAGGTGGCCCGCTATGCGCGGGGCGAGCCGTTGGCCCACGTCCTGTGA
- a CDS encoding FGGY-family carbohydrate kinase produces the protein MTRYVGIDVGTSLVKAAAFDERGRTLAVESRPVGLDIRGGRVEQDMDEVYGAVREVLAALGPDGVAFAGLTGQGDGVWLVDAAGRPVRRAISWMDGRAHEVVDGWLASGVFEEVYRATGSAMFPGCPGPVLAWLDRHEPAVLDAAATALYCKDMVFQRLTGVRATDVSDASMPFLDPVTRAYSPGVLAALGLTHRAGLLPPVSDPVATARLPTGVPLANGPYDLPASAIGAGVTRPGDGLLIIGTCLAALVATDRLDLSGEPAGLHISTDRPGHWLRAMPAMVGTAALDWVLATTGVRHRQLDALLDATPPGARGVRVLPYFAPSGERAPFVEPRLRAELTGVSLESTPADLIRAVCEGIGFAARHCLEAAGLTGTLALCGGGTRSPAWMRLFADVLGRPVRIVEGEVGARGAVLAAAGRFGAELDTASWTAPTAVVTPDPRRAAFYATVYEDHLARLADARTRARTTGSPSVAL, from the coding sequence GTGACCAGGTACGTCGGGATCGATGTCGGCACCTCGCTGGTGAAGGCGGCCGCCTTCGACGAACGGGGCCGCACGCTGGCCGTGGAGTCCCGCCCCGTCGGGCTGGACATCCGCGGCGGCCGTGTCGAGCAGGACATGGACGAGGTGTACGGGGCGGTCCGCGAGGTCCTTGCCGCCCTGGGCCCGGACGGGGTGGCGTTCGCCGGTCTCACCGGGCAGGGCGACGGGGTCTGGCTGGTGGACGCGGCGGGCCGCCCGGTCCGCAGGGCGATCTCCTGGATGGACGGCCGGGCCCATGAGGTGGTCGACGGCTGGCTGGCGTCGGGTGTCTTCGAGGAGGTCTACCGGGCCACCGGCAGCGCGATGTTCCCGGGCTGTCCGGGGCCGGTGCTGGCCTGGCTCGACCGTCATGAACCCGCCGTCCTGGACGCGGCGGCCACGGCGCTGTACTGCAAGGACATGGTGTTCCAGCGGCTGACGGGCGTCCGGGCCACCGATGTGTCCGACGCCTCGATGCCGTTCCTGGACCCGGTGACCCGGGCGTACTCCCCCGGGGTCCTGGCCGCGCTCGGCCTCACCCACAGGGCCGGGCTGCTGCCTCCGGTGAGCGACCCGGTGGCGACCGCCCGGCTGCCCACCGGGGTGCCGCTGGCCAACGGCCCGTACGACCTGCCGGCCTCCGCGATCGGGGCAGGTGTCACCCGCCCCGGCGACGGCCTGCTGATCATCGGCACCTGTCTGGCGGCGCTGGTCGCCACCGACCGTCTCGATCTGTCCGGTGAACCGGCCGGGCTGCACATCTCCACCGACCGTCCCGGCCACTGGCTGCGCGCCATGCCCGCGATGGTGGGCACGGCGGCGCTGGACTGGGTCCTGGCCACCACCGGCGTACGCCACCGGCAGCTCGACGCCCTCCTCGACGCGACGCCGCCCGGCGCACGCGGCGTGCGGGTGCTGCCGTACTTCGCGCCGTCCGGTGAACGCGCCCCGTTCGTCGAGCCCCGGCTGCGGGCCGAACTCACCGGCGTTTCCCTGGAGTCGACCCCGGCGGACCTGATCCGCGCGGTCTGCGAGGGCATCGGCTTCGCCGCCCGGCACTGCCTGGAGGCCGCGGGGCTGACCGGCACCCTGGCCCTGTGCGGCGGCGGCACCCGCTCCCCCGCCTGGATGCGGCTGTTCGCCGATGTGCTGGGCAGGCCGGTCCGGATCGTGGAGGGGGAGGTGGGGGCGCGGGGTGCGGTGCTCGCGGCGGCCGGGCGCTTCGGGGCGGAGCTGGACACGGCGTCCTGGACGGCGCCCACGGCGGTGGTGACACCGGATCCGCGGCGGGCGGCCTTCTACGCGACGGTGTACGAGGACCACCTGGCACGCCTCGCGGACGCGCGCACACGGGCCCGCACCACCGGGAGCCCGTCGGTGGCGCTGTAG
- a CDS encoding glycerophosphodiester phosphodiesterase family protein codes for MSPAPGRRSLLLATAAVTAAAATTPASATDRRPHRPRGPVVIGHRGAAGWRPEHTAAAYTFGVRSGADWIEPDLVPTKDHVLVVRHENEISGTTDVARHPEFAGRRTTKTVDGKAVTGWFTEDFTLKELKTLRAVERLPLIRNRNTVFDGRQQVMTFQEVIDLARALSKEYGRRIAVFPETKHPTYFRSIGLPLEPELIRVIRRNRLTARECVVQSFEPSSLHRVAEAGLGLPLWQALGTSGGPYGHGSTYKEMMTPAGLREIASYADWIGPDKSSLVPPLTLPADAHAAGLKVGAYTFRAENQYLPAQYRRGTAPNDFGDAFAEYAFHYGLGVDAVVTDFPDIAAAAREDLRP; via the coding sequence ATGTCCCCTGCCCCCGGCCGCCGTTCGCTCCTTCTGGCCACCGCCGCGGTGACCGCGGCGGCGGCGACCACGCCCGCTTCCGCCACGGACCGCCGCCCGCACCGCCCCCGGGGCCCCGTGGTCATCGGCCACCGCGGCGCGGCGGGCTGGCGCCCCGAACACACGGCAGCCGCCTACACCTTCGGTGTACGGTCCGGCGCCGACTGGATCGAGCCGGACCTCGTACCGACGAAGGACCACGTCCTGGTCGTGCGCCACGAGAACGAGATCTCCGGCACGACGGATGTCGCCCGCCATCCGGAGTTCGCCGGCCGCCGCACCACGAAGACGGTCGACGGGAAGGCCGTCACCGGCTGGTTCACCGAGGACTTCACGCTCAAGGAGCTGAAGACGCTGCGCGCGGTGGAGCGGCTGCCGCTGATCCGCAACCGCAACACGGTCTTCGACGGCCGCCAGCAGGTCATGACGTTCCAGGAGGTCATCGATCTGGCCCGCGCCCTGTCGAAGGAGTACGGCCGCCGGATCGCGGTCTTCCCCGAGACGAAGCACCCCACGTACTTCCGCTCGATCGGCCTGCCGCTGGAGCCGGAGCTGATCCGGGTGATCCGGCGCAACCGTCTCACCGCCCGGGAATGTGTCGTCCAGTCCTTCGAACCGTCCAGCCTGCACCGGGTGGCCGAAGCCGGGCTCGGTCTGCCGCTCTGGCAGGCACTGGGCACCAGCGGCGGCCCCTACGGCCACGGGAGCACCTACAAGGAGATGATGACTCCGGCCGGACTGCGCGAGATCGCCTCGTACGCGGACTGGATCGGCCCGGACAAGTCCTCGCTCGTCCCGCCGCTCACCCTGCCGGCCGACGCGCACGCGGCGGGCCTGAAGGTCGGCGCGTACACCTTCCGCGCCGAGAACCAGTACCTCCCGGCGCAGTACCGCCGGGGCACCGCACCGAACGACTTCGGTGACGCGTTCGCCGAGTACGCCTTCCACTACGGGCTGGGCGTGGACGCGGTGGTGACGGACTTCCCGGACATCGCGGCGGCGGCGCGGGAGGACCTGCGGCCGTAG
- a CDS encoding superoxide dismutase, with the protein MATYTLPELPYDYAALEPVINPQIIELHHDKHHAAYVKGANDTLEQLEEARDKEAWGAINGLQKNLAFHLSGHILHSIYWHNMTGDGGGEPLAADGVGDLADAITESFGSYAGFKSQLTKAAATTQGSGWGVLAYEPVSGKLIVEQVYDHQGNVGQGSVPVLVFDAWEHAFYLQYKNQKVDFIEAMWRVVNWQDVAKRYAAAKERADVLLLAP; encoded by the coding sequence ATGGCCACGTACACGCTCCCGGAGCTCCCTTACGATTACGCGGCGCTCGAACCGGTCATCAATCCCCAGATCATCGAGCTGCACCACGACAAGCACCACGCCGCGTACGTGAAGGGTGCGAACGACACCCTGGAGCAGCTGGAAGAGGCCCGCGACAAGGAAGCCTGGGGTGCCATCAACGGCCTTCAGAAGAACCTCGCGTTCCACCTTTCCGGCCACATCCTGCACTCGATCTACTGGCACAACATGACGGGCGACGGCGGCGGCGAGCCCCTCGCGGCGGACGGCGTCGGCGATCTGGCCGACGCGATCACCGAGTCGTTCGGCTCGTACGCGGGCTTCAAGTCCCAGCTGACGAAGGCCGCGGCCACCACCCAGGGCTCCGGCTGGGGCGTCCTCGCGTACGAGCCCGTCAGCGGCAAGCTGATCGTCGAGCAGGTCTACGACCACCAGGGCAACGTCGGCCAGGGTTCGGTCCCGGTCCTGGTCTTCGACGCCTGGGAGCACGCCTTCTACCTGCAGTACAAGAACCAGAAGGTCGACTTCATCGAGGCGATGTGGCGCGTCGTCAACTGGCAGGACGTGGCGAAGCGGTACGCCGCCGCGAAGGAGCGCGCGGACGTGCTCCTGCTCGCCCCCTGA
- a CDS encoding metalloregulator ArsR/SmtB family transcription factor produces the protein MENPSADEASAFRALADPTRRQILEDLRGGELAAGEIAGRFPISAPSVSRHLGVLKGAGLVTERRDANRILYSLAEERLAMCVGRFLSAVCPEQIVLRRTAWRQDPKGDAS, from the coding sequence ATGGAGAATCCTTCCGCCGACGAGGCAAGCGCGTTCCGCGCTCTCGCCGACCCGACGAGGCGCCAGATCCTGGAGGACCTGCGGGGCGGTGAGCTGGCCGCCGGCGAGATCGCGGGCCGGTTCCCGATCAGCGCACCGTCCGTCTCGCGCCACCTGGGCGTACTCAAGGGCGCCGGGCTCGTCACCGAGCGCCGCGACGCCAACCGCATCCTCTACTCGCTCGCCGAGGAGCGGCTCGCGATGTGCGTGGGACGGTTCCTCAGCGCCGTCTGCCCCGAACAGATCGTCCTCCGCCGCACCGCGTGGCGGCAGGATCCGAAGGGCGATGCCTCATGA
- a CDS encoding DUF2071 domain-containing protein produces the protein MTGPRLSSVIERRLLVNYRVDPDIAAGLLPAPLRPQLVRGRAVAGICLLRVGGVRPGWSPAAVGVRSENAAHRISVEWDGPGGVESGVYIPRRDSASRLNVLAGGRIFPGAHGRADFTVCEGADEVRVAFATRDGEVRVDASVEPTDELRGSELFMDLAEASAFFRAGSRGLSPNAAGRHLDVLEMSTDAWRVTAGRVRSVRSSFFEDPDRFPPGSAALDSVLVMRGVPARWSPRAPFPLTAPAAPPR, from the coding sequence ATGACCGGCCCCCGGCTGTCCAGCGTCATCGAACGCCGCCTCCTGGTGAACTACCGCGTGGACCCGGACATCGCGGCGGGGCTGCTGCCCGCCCCCCTGCGCCCCCAGCTCGTGCGTGGCAGGGCGGTCGCCGGGATCTGCCTGCTGCGCGTCGGCGGCGTACGCCCCGGCTGGAGTCCGGCCGCCGTCGGCGTGCGCAGCGAGAACGCCGCGCACCGGATCTCCGTGGAGTGGGACGGCCCCGGGGGCGTGGAGAGCGGTGTCTACATCCCGCGCCGCGACAGCGCGTCGCGGCTCAACGTCCTCGCGGGCGGCCGGATCTTCCCGGGCGCGCACGGGCGCGCCGACTTCACGGTGTGCGAGGGCGCCGACGAGGTGCGGGTGGCCTTCGCGACCCGGGACGGCGAGGTCCGGGTGGACGCCTCGGTGGAACCCACGGACGAACTGCGCGGCAGCGAGCTGTTCATGGACCTGGCCGAGGCATCGGCGTTCTTCCGCGCGGGGTCCAGGGGCCTGTCCCCCAACGCCGCCGGCCGCCATCTCGACGTCCTCGAAATGAGCACCGACGCCTGGCGGGTGACGGCCGGGCGGGTCCGGTCCGTGCGGTCCTCGTTCTTCGAGGACCCGGACCGCTTCCCCCCGGGGAGTGCCGCGCTGGACAGCGTGCTGGTCATGCGGGGCGTCCCGGCCCGCTGGTCGCCGCGCGCACCCTTCCCCCTCACCGCTCCGGCCGCTCCCCCTCGGTGA